A genomic region of Chlorobaculum parvum NCIB 8327 contains the following coding sequences:
- the mfd gene encoding transcription-repair coupling factor, with product MKRSADSASHSASIVKKPLSFILETLRASEPYQSVHAALAMVSPESGRGAVHISGVRGSLAPAIAATLSGDFDGPVLLLCSPEAEEVYDNDLPLLLENRPLHNTVDELSPALGKLSRNEPVVVLASFDDLGTAVCDAEASAGRIFSLATNEDAGYDALMEFLKENGFDKRDFVENEGEFSVRGSIVDVFCYGGREPVRIEFFGDTVSSLRTFDTDSQLSSNTIESVDLFGTFSQKEADNAAKQSGILDYLPESALVIIDDVTAMNGSDHLAMLEAALPRFRHVLLHRVDKQGIDFKSSEQQKLQGNFRMLAGRLQQEVSDGLKPLFACASKREIEELAEFLTEEQAESIDAIEWIPANLYAGFGFAGLDLFTESDIFGKFHTRNPHRKRKVRGISLKELQRLKVGDYVVHEDYGVGVFRSLETIQVGDSEQECVLVEYEGGDQLYVNVQNINLLSKYTASEGSLPNLSKLGSSKWSAKKEKVRKKLRDIAAKLIRIYAERKMTPGFAFGPDSIFQREFEASFMFEETPDQLKAIQEVKKDMQSPSPMDRLICGDAGFGKTEIAMRAAFKAVEGKKQVAILTPTTILTHQHAESFARRFANFPVNIAVLSRFVPRKEQKETIERIASGAVDIVIGTHRLVSKDVVFKDLGLLVIDEEQHFGVDTKEKLRQQFPGVDTLTMSATPIPRTMQFSMLGARDISIVSTPPKNRQPVETIISEFDAGVVQGAIKREIQREGQVFFLNNRIASLDEVERTIRELVPYARIASAHGQMPARELENIMMDFMNQELDVLIATSIIGSGLDISNANTIIINRADMFGLSDLYQLRGRVGRSERKAYCYLVTPPLHTLKREAVQRIAVIETFTELGSGINVALRDLDIRGAGNLLGAEQSGFIHEIGFDLYQKMIEETVAELKLTEFNHIFSDSEKAALKPAKPCDMIFFFDALIPDHYLTATQERFSCYDRISKAANESVIDKLEAELEDRFGPMPEEVKNLLALARLKNLGSSLGLEKIDIQPATTTLFLPSDEDKEFYDGDFFRNLIVALQDGSIREYHPQFDHGKKMKLVFRHPANTDNSPLALIARYKELLKEIAEKELALEN from the coding sequence ATGAAACGCTCCGCTGATTCCGCATCGCACTCTGCCAGCATCGTCAAAAAACCGCTGTCATTCATCCTCGAAACGCTTCGGGCTTCCGAGCCTTACCAGTCAGTGCATGCGGCGCTGGCGATGGTCTCGCCGGAAAGCGGACGCGGAGCGGTGCACATCAGCGGCGTCCGTGGCTCGCTCGCCCCGGCGATTGCCGCCACGCTGTCCGGCGATTTCGATGGCCCGGTGCTGCTCTTGTGCAGCCCGGAGGCCGAGGAGGTGTACGACAACGACCTGCCGCTTTTGCTGGAAAACAGGCCGCTGCACAACACCGTCGATGAACTGTCGCCCGCGCTCGGTAAGCTGTCGCGCAACGAACCGGTGGTGGTGCTCGCCAGCTTCGACGACCTCGGCACGGCGGTGTGCGATGCCGAGGCCTCTGCCGGGCGCATCTTTTCGCTCGCAACAAATGAGGATGCCGGGTACGACGCGCTGATGGAGTTCCTGAAAGAGAACGGCTTCGACAAGCGCGATTTCGTCGAGAACGAGGGCGAGTTCTCCGTGCGCGGATCTATTGTGGATGTGTTCTGCTACGGCGGACGCGAGCCGGTGCGAATCGAGTTTTTCGGCGACACGGTCAGTTCGCTCCGAACCTTCGACACCGACAGCCAGCTCTCCTCGAACACCATCGAGTCGGTCGATCTGTTCGGCACGTTCAGCCAGAAGGAGGCGGACAACGCGGCGAAGCAGTCGGGCATTCTGGACTACCTGCCGGAGTCGGCGCTCGTCATCATCGACGACGTCACCGCCATGAACGGCTCGGATCATCTCGCCATGCTCGAAGCTGCGCTGCCCCGCTTCCGGCATGTGCTGCTGCATCGCGTTGACAAGCAGGGCATCGACTTCAAATCCAGCGAGCAGCAGAAGCTGCAAGGCAACTTCCGGATGCTCGCCGGACGGTTGCAGCAGGAGGTATCGGATGGACTGAAGCCTCTGTTCGCCTGCGCGTCAAAGCGCGAAATCGAGGAGCTTGCCGAGTTCCTCACCGAAGAGCAGGCCGAATCAATCGACGCCATCGAGTGGATTCCGGCAAACCTGTATGCCGGGTTCGGTTTCGCTGGGCTCGACCTGTTCACCGAATCGGACATCTTCGGTAAGTTCCACACGCGCAATCCGCACCGCAAACGCAAGGTTCGGGGCATTTCGCTCAAGGAGTTGCAGCGGCTCAAGGTGGGCGATTACGTCGTGCATGAAGATTACGGCGTCGGCGTGTTCCGCTCGCTGGAGACGATTCAGGTGGGCGATTCGGAGCAGGAGTGCGTGCTGGTCGAATACGAGGGCGGCGACCAGCTCTACGTCAACGTGCAGAACATCAACCTCCTCTCGAAGTACACCGCCTCGGAAGGGTCGCTGCCTAATCTCTCGAAACTTGGCAGTTCGAAGTGGAGCGCCAAGAAGGAGAAGGTGCGCAAGAAGTTGCGCGACATCGCGGCCAAGCTGATCCGCATCTACGCCGAGCGCAAGATGACGCCGGGCTTCGCCTTCGGGCCGGACTCGATCTTCCAGCGCGAGTTCGAGGCGTCGTTCATGTTCGAGGAGACCCCCGACCAGCTCAAAGCGATCCAGGAGGTGAAAAAGGACATGCAATCGCCCTCGCCGATGGATCGGCTCATCTGCGGCGACGCGGGATTCGGCAAGACCGAAATCGCCATGCGCGCAGCCTTCAAGGCGGTCGAGGGGAAAAAGCAGGTGGCGATTCTGACGCCGACCACCATTCTGACCCACCAGCACGCCGAGTCATTCGCGCGCCGCTTCGCCAACTTCCCGGTGAACATCGCCGTTTTGAGCCGCTTCGTACCGCGAAAAGAGCAGAAGGAGACGATCGAGCGCATCGCTTCGGGCGCGGTCGATATTGTCATCGGCACGCACCGACTGGTCTCGAAAGATGTGGTGTTCAAGGATCTGGGACTGCTCGTGATCGACGAGGAGCAGCACTTCGGCGTCGACACCAAAGAGAAGCTCCGCCAGCAGTTCCCTGGCGTCGATACGCTCACCATGTCTGCCACGCCGATTCCGCGCACCATGCAATTCTCGATGCTCGGCGCGCGCGACATCTCGATTGTTTCGACGCCACCGAAGAACCGCCAGCCGGTCGAGACGATCATCAGCGAGTTCGACGCGGGCGTCGTGCAGGGGGCGATCAAGCGTGAAATCCAGCGCGAAGGTCAGGTCTTTTTCCTGAACAATCGCATCGCCAGCCTCGACGAGGTCGAACGCACCATCCGGGAACTCGTGCCTTACGCCCGCATCGCCTCGGCGCACGGCCAGATGCCCGCCCGCGAGCTTGAGAACATCATGATGGACTTCATGAATCAGGAGCTTGACGTGCTCATCGCGACCTCCATCATCGGCTCGGGGCTGGACATCTCCAACGCCAACACGATCATCATCAACCGCGCCGACATGTTCGGCCTGTCAGACCTGTACCAGCTGCGAGGCCGCGTCGGGCGAAGCGAGCGCAAGGCTTACTGCTACCTGGTCACGCCGCCGCTGCACACGCTCAAGCGCGAAGCCGTGCAGCGCATCGCGGTGATCGAGACCTTCACCGAACTCGGCTCCGGCATCAACGTCGCCCTGCGCGACCTCGACATCCGCGGCGCGGGCAACCTGCTCGGCGCGGAGCAGTCGGGCTTCATCCACGAAATCGGCTTCGACCTCTACCAGAAGATGATCGAAGAGACAGTGGCCGAGCTCAAACTCACCGAGTTCAACCACATCTTCAGCGACAGCGAAAAGGCTGCCCTCAAGCCCGCCAAGCCGTGCGACATGATCTTCTTCTTCGACGCGCTGATTCCGGACCACTACCTCACAGCCACGCAGGAGCGCTTCTCGTGCTACGACAGGATTTCAAAAGCTGCGAATGAATCGGTAATCGACAAGCTCGAAGCCGAACTCGAAGACCGCTTCGGCCCGATGCCGGAGGAGGTGAAAAACCTCCTGGCTCTCGCCCGCCTGAAAAATCTCGGTTCATCGCTGGGGCTGGAAAAAATCGACATCCAGCCCGCGACAACGACCCTCTTTCTGCCGTCTGACGAGGACAAGGAATTCTACGACGGTGATTTCTTCCGTAACCTGATCGTCGCCTTGCAGGACGGCTCGATCAGGGAGTACCACCCGCAATTCGACCACGGCAAAAAGATGAAACTCGTCTTCCGCCACCCCGCAAACACCGACAACTCCCCGCTTGCGCTGATCGCCCGCTACAAGGAGCTGCTGAAGGAGATTGCGGAGAAAGAATTGGCATTGGAGAATTAA
- a CDS encoding ATP-binding protein, whose protein sequence is MKAKVSFRLGLVFGLIVFFSLALSYVYQGRHLREVVFKTVRAGLLHDLKLNAGMLDQRPDGWPDIALSDRWADKVGKALDLRVTLIDLDGRVIGDSYIPTEKIPSIPNHRDRVEIKSALSSGLGESKRFSETIRENMLYMAMPVGKPDTWAVLRLAKPLHDIGQVEAQIDRGIEGGLFWALLLALTAGGLSAFFLSRPLGRIADAADRFLHGETEVQIPVKHDDEIGRLARAFNYLSEEIVRLTRKEEWLREVLSSIRESIIVTNASGEIVLANPAASRLFMIEGARKRSIPVDHIELPEMRELFVRVHARQSGIYNEELSVMTARGERVFKVTAVPVVKGEQFDGTVLVINDITRLRNLERTRRDFVSSVSHELRTPLASIKGYTETLLEGAVNDPEHATAFLRIIQQESEQLTALINDVLDLSRIESGKIIYNFEPVDVKPALEKTMALFEPAASRKGVRIELNVPDGLPPVLADRNYFDIVMRNLIDNAVKYVDANRGRVRVSACKADQNVAIEVSDNGIGIPQADLKRIFERFYRVDKARSRELAGTGLGLSIVKHILLAHKGNVEVRSKTNSGSTFTVTFPIAGKEAASST, encoded by the coding sequence GTGAAGGCTAAGGTCTCATTCAGACTCGGCCTGGTTTTCGGTCTGATCGTCTTTTTCTCGCTCGCCCTGAGCTACGTGTATCAGGGGCGACATCTTCGCGAGGTGGTGTTCAAGACGGTTCGCGCCGGCCTGTTGCACGACCTCAAGCTCAATGCCGGGATGCTCGATCAGCGCCCCGACGGCTGGCCGGACATCGCGCTCTCCGACCGCTGGGCGGACAAGGTCGGCAAGGCGCTCGACCTTCGCGTGACGCTCATCGACCTCGATGGCCGGGTGATTGGTGACTCCTACATTCCCACGGAAAAAATTCCTTCCATTCCGAATCATCGGGATCGGGTTGAAATCAAATCGGCGCTCTCCAGCGGGCTGGGCGAATCGAAGCGTTTCAGCGAGACCATCCGCGAGAACATGCTCTACATGGCCATGCCGGTCGGCAAGCCCGACACCTGGGCCGTCCTCCGGCTGGCGAAACCTCTGCACGACATCGGCCAGGTGGAAGCGCAGATCGACCGTGGCATCGAGGGCGGCCTGTTCTGGGCGCTTCTGCTTGCGCTTACTGCCGGAGGGCTTTCGGCGTTTTTCCTGTCGCGCCCGCTGGGGCGTATTGCCGATGCGGCCGACCGGTTCCTGCATGGCGAAACCGAGGTGCAGATTCCCGTAAAGCATGACGATGAGATCGGACGCCTTGCGCGAGCCTTCAACTACCTCTCCGAAGAGATCGTCAGGCTGACGCGCAAGGAGGAGTGGCTTCGCGAAGTGCTTTCAAGTATTCGCGAGTCGATTATCGTGACCAACGCTTCGGGCGAAATCGTGCTGGCCAATCCGGCGGCGTCGCGCCTGTTCATGATCGAGGGGGCGCGGAAACGGTCGATTCCAGTCGATCACATCGAACTTCCGGAGATGCGGGAGCTGTTCGTGCGTGTGCATGCCCGCCAGAGCGGAATCTACAACGAAGAGCTGAGCGTTATGACTGCCCGGGGCGAGCGGGTGTTCAAGGTCACCGCCGTGCCGGTCGTGAAGGGCGAGCAATTCGACGGCACGGTGCTGGTCATCAACGACATCACCCGCCTGCGCAACCTGGAACGCACCCGCCGCGACTTCGTTTCCAGCGTGTCGCACGAGTTGCGTACGCCGTTGGCGAGCATCAAGGGCTATACCGAAACCCTGCTCGAAGGCGCGGTCAACGATCCGGAGCATGCCACTGCATTTCTGCGCATCATCCAGCAGGAGAGCGAGCAACTCACCGCGCTCATCAACGACGTGCTCGACCTGTCGCGCATCGAATCGGGCAAGATCATCTATAATTTTGAGCCGGTCGATGTGAAGCCGGCGCTCGAAAAAACGATGGCGCTGTTCGAGCCTGCCGCGTCCCGCAAAGGGGTGCGCATCGAGCTGAACGTGCCCGATGGGTTGCCGCCGGTGCTGGCCGACCGGAACTATTTCGATATCGTGATGCGCAACCTCATCGACAATGCGGTTAAATACGTCGATGCGAACCGCGGGCGTGTCAGGGTCAGCGCCTGCAAGGCCGATCAGAACGTCGCTATCGAGGTTTCCGATAACGGCATCGGTATTCCGCAGGCCGATCTGAAGCGGATTTTCGAGCGCTTCTACCGCGTTGACAAGGCCCGCTCGCGGGAGCTTGCCGGCACTGGTCTCGGACTGTCGATCGTCAAGCACATTCTGCTCGCGCACAAAGGGAATGTCGAGGTGCGCTCAAAAACCAACAGCGGTTCTACTTTTACGGTGACCTTCCCGATTGCCGGAAAGGAAGCTGCTTCGAGCACCTGA
- a CDS encoding DUF1883 domain-containing protein, translating to MQFIHTDLGYRQRGEVVEITLTSGANVRLMDSSNFSSYKNGRRHSYHGGLARQSPIRLAIPSTGHWHVAVDMQGLRGITRASVRVLPGSLPEIRQAPLTDVPSLVQRDVPPPVESGGRTHDVFISHASEDKDEVVRSLANALVSQGLNVWYDEFSLRIGDSLRQKIDRGLATSRIGLVVLSPAFINKGWTNYELDGIVTRAVSGEQILLPIWHNITKQQVVDFSPSLADKVARSTATHTVDEIAEEIAGLLNER from the coding sequence ATGCAATTCATACATACGGACCTGGGTTATAGGCAAAGAGGAGAAGTTGTTGAAATCACTCTCACGAGTGGAGCCAATGTTCGCCTGATGGATAGCTCGAATTTCTCTAGTTATAAAAATGGTCGTAGGCATTCATATCACGGGGGTTTGGCTCGTCAATCTCCAATCCGTCTTGCAATTCCAAGTACAGGTCATTGGCATGTCGCGGTTGATATGCAAGGCCTTCGTGGTATTACAAGGGCCTCAGTGAGGGTACTTCCAGGGTCGTTACCGGAAATAAGGCAAGCTCCGCTTACAGATGTGCCAAGTCTTGTCCAAAGGGACGTTCCACCACCGGTCGAATCAGGAGGTCGAACTCATGATGTTTTTATATCCCATGCATCAGAGGATAAAGACGAAGTCGTTAGGTCATTAGCAAATGCGCTCGTATCACAAGGACTGAATGTGTGGTATGATGAGTTTTCACTCCGCATTGGCGATAGCTTGCGTCAGAAAATTGATAGAGGATTGGCAACAAGTCGCATTGGACTTGTTGTGCTGTCACCAGCTTTTATAAACAAAGGGTGGACTAATTACGAACTTGATGGAATTGTTACTCGTGCCGTTTCGGGTGAGCAGATACTTCTTCCCATTTGGCACAACATTACTAAGCAGCAGGTTGTCGATTTCAGCCCGTCTTTGGCCGATAAAGTCGCAAGAAGCACTGCGACACATACCGTTGATGAAATTGCCGAAGAAATAGCAGGTTTACTCAATGAAAGATGA
- the bcp gene encoding thioredoxin-dependent thiol peroxidase, which yields MELLQAGQKAPEFKTIDQDGNPVSLKDYRGRKVILYFYPKDNTPGCTKEACAFRDNLPNFKKIDAEVLGVSVDGQKAHRKFADKFELPFTLVVDEDKKIVEAYGVWGLKKFMGKEYMGTNRVTYLIDEQGVIEKVWPKVKPEIHAAEVLEWLQQKA from the coding sequence ATGGAATTACTGCAAGCAGGCCAGAAGGCTCCGGAATTCAAGACAATCGATCAGGACGGCAATCCGGTATCCCTTAAAGATTACCGCGGTCGCAAGGTCATTCTCTATTTCTACCCCAAAGACAATACCCCGGGCTGTACCAAGGAGGCTTGTGCTTTTCGAGACAATTTGCCTAACTTTAAAAAGATAGATGCCGAAGTGCTCGGGGTGAGCGTCGATGGACAGAAAGCCCATCGTAAGTTCGCCGATAAATTCGAGTTACCCTTCACCCTTGTGGTCGATGAGGATAAAAAAATTGTCGAGGCATACGGCGTTTGGGGATTGAAAAAGTTCATGGGCAAAGAGTACATGGGCACCAATCGTGTGACCTATCTGATTGATGAACAGGGCGTTATCGAAAAGGTGTGGCCGAAGGTCAAACCGGAAATACATGCAGCGGAAGTGCTTGAGTGGTTGCAGCAAAAAGCGTGA
- a CDS encoding ABC transporter ATP-binding protein — MEHLLELKDLKTWYRTDNGIAKAVDGVSFSLAKNRILGIIGESGSGKSVTALSIMRLVPMPPGYFAGGDILWKNRSLVKASEEEMRKIRGNEIAMIFQEPMSSLNPVYNCGDQIMEQILNHRDVSKSEARRQAVELLNLVGIPNPSERIDSYPHEMSGGMRQRVMIAMALSCGPELLIADEPTTALDVTVQAQILELIGKLREERGMSVMLITHDFGVVAELCEEVVVMYASRIVETGTVRHIFENPLHPYTQGLLKSIPRLGAKKERLNVIEGNVPSATRLPEGCRFAGRCPLADAHCRQAQPPLVEYEQGHQAACWKIA, encoded by the coding sequence ATGGAGCATCTTCTCGAACTCAAGGATCTCAAAACCTGGTATCGTACCGATAACGGCATCGCCAAAGCTGTTGATGGCGTCTCTTTTTCCCTCGCCAAGAACCGGATTCTCGGCATTATCGGGGAGTCGGGATCGGGCAAATCGGTGACGGCGCTTTCGATCATGCGGCTGGTACCGATGCCGCCGGGCTACTTCGCGGGCGGGGATATTCTCTGGAAAAACCGCAGTCTCGTCAAGGCTTCCGAGGAAGAGATGCGCAAGATTCGTGGCAACGAGATTGCCATGATTTTTCAGGAGCCGATGAGCTCGCTGAACCCGGTCTACAACTGCGGCGACCAGATCATGGAGCAGATTCTGAACCATCGAGACGTGAGCAAGTCCGAGGCGCGGCGGCAGGCGGTCGAGCTGCTGAACCTGGTCGGTATCCCGAATCCTTCGGAGCGCATCGACTCCTACCCGCACGAGATGTCGGGCGGTATGCGCCAGCGGGTGATGATTGCGATGGCGCTTTCGTGCGGCCCGGAGCTTTTGATTGCCGACGAACCGACGACGGCGCTTGATGTGACCGTGCAGGCGCAGATTCTGGAGCTGATCGGCAAGCTGCGCGAGGAGCGGGGGATGAGCGTGATGCTCATCACGCACGACTTCGGAGTCGTGGCCGAGCTGTGCGAAGAGGTCGTCGTCATGTACGCTTCGCGCATTGTCGAAACTGGTACGGTGCGGCACATTTTCGAGAATCCGCTCCATCCTTACACGCAGGGGCTGCTCAAGTCGATTCCGCGCCTTGGTGCGAAAAAGGAGCGGCTGAACGTGATCGAGGGCAACGTGCCGAGCGCCACGCGCTTGCCGGAAGGGTGCCGGTTCGCCGGACGCTGTCCGCTGGCCGACGCGCACTGCCGACAGGCGCAACCGCCACTCGTCGAATATGAACAGGGCCATCAGGCGGCCTGCTGGAAAATCGCCTGA
- a CDS encoding YqgE/AlgH family protein produces MDNEFEMLKAGKLLIASANLLESNFKRTVLLMCEHNDEGSIGFILNKPMEFKVCEAISGFDEIDEPLHMGGPVQVDTVHFLHTRGDVIDDAQEVLPGLFWGGDKEQLSYLINTGVIRPSEVRFFLGYAGWSAGQLKDEFEEGSWYTADASNEQVFTDEYERMWSRTVRSKGGDYCLVANSPELPGMN; encoded by the coding sequence ATGGATAACGAATTTGAAATGCTCAAAGCGGGCAAGTTGCTGATTGCTTCGGCTAATCTGCTTGAATCCAATTTCAAGCGGACCGTTCTGCTTATGTGCGAGCACAATGACGAGGGCTCTATCGGTTTCATTCTGAACAAACCGATGGAGTTCAAGGTCTGCGAGGCCATCAGCGGCTTCGACGAGATCGATGAGCCGTTGCACATGGGTGGCCCGGTGCAGGTCGATACGGTACACTTTCTGCACACCCGTGGCGATGTGATTGACGATGCTCAGGAAGTTCTGCCCGGACTGTTCTGGGGCGGCGACAAGGAGCAACTCAGCTACCTGATCAACACTGGCGTCATCAGGCCGTCCGAAGTGCGCTTCTTTCTCGGTTACGCCGGCTGGAGCGCAGGTCAGCTCAAGGATGAGTTCGAAGAGGGTTCATGGTACACTGCCGATGCGTCGAACGAGCAGGTTTTCACCGACGAGTACGAGCGCATGTGGAGCCGAACCGTCCGATCCAAAGGCGGTGATTACTGCCTTGTTGCCAATTCTCCCGAGCTGCCGGGTATGAACTGA
- a CDS encoding response regulator transcription factor — translation MSDTTILIVEDDRNLAGLLKYNLEKAGYSCLHAATGEEALEQLRQHAVNMVLLDIMLPGIDGFEVCRRIRQDVQWSDLPIVMLTAKGEEIDKVFGFELGIDDYVVKPFSPRELNLRIRAILKRDRRNRSNVQEVLRADGIEIDIGKHIAKLDGQPLALTLMEFKLLALLLKRRGQAQTREVLLSDVWDVDKSINTRTIDTHVTRLREKLGDAGKLIKTVRGLGYKFDEGEEESGEG, via the coding sequence ATGTCTGACACTACCATTTTGATCGTCGAAGATGACCGGAACCTTGCCGGGCTCCTGAAGTACAACCTCGAAAAAGCGGGCTACAGCTGCCTGCACGCCGCCACTGGAGAGGAGGCGCTCGAACAGCTTCGGCAGCATGCGGTCAATATGGTGCTGCTCGACATCATGCTGCCCGGCATCGACGGCTTTGAAGTGTGCCGCCGGATCCGGCAGGATGTGCAGTGGAGCGACCTGCCCATCGTGATGCTGACCGCCAAGGGCGAGGAGATCGACAAGGTGTTCGGCTTCGAGCTTGGCATCGACGATTACGTCGTCAAGCCCTTCAGTCCTCGCGAACTGAACCTCAGAATTCGCGCCATCCTGAAGCGCGACCGGCGCAACCGCAGCAACGTGCAGGAGGTGCTTCGCGCCGATGGCATCGAAATCGACATCGGCAAGCATATCGCCAAGCTCGACGGCCAGCCGCTGGCGCTTACCCTCATGGAGTTCAAGCTGCTCGCCCTTTTGCTCAAACGCAGAGGGCAGGCGCAGACGCGCGAAGTGCTCCTGAGCGACGTGTGGGATGTGGACAAGAGCATCAACACCCGCACCATCGACACCCACGTCACCCGCCTCCGCGAAAAGCTCGGCGATGCCGGAAAGCTCATCAAAACCGTGCGCGGGCTCGGCTACAAGTTCGACGAAGGCGAAGAGGAGTCCGGTGAAGGCTAA
- a CDS encoding mechanosensitive ion channel family protein, which yields MLDSLLLFIESFKIDPSVAKPLATLIAILVSFLLIWIVEVILKNVLLRFIHRFASKTATRFDDLLVKHNVFVWVARMVPPVLAYRMAKPVLQFYPDAVPLVHDVLVILFAFVVIMLLLSALDVVYEFFGSHPIGKKLPIKSIVQVFKTIGVFVGLIIVISRLMGQSPVVFFSGIGAFTAVLLLIFKDSILGLVAGVQLSTNDLVRIGDWITMPKYGADGDVIDISLVTVSVQNFDKTIVVLPAYTLISEGFKNWRGMQESDGRRIKRSFNIDMQSIRFLDDDLAKKIENVQLLKSYLQERRQEIENYNRAVMVDENSPVNGRRMTNLGTFRAYLEAYVRSMTKINSDMMIMIRYLQPDAFGLPCEVYCFTRTKDWAAYEAIQADIMDHIFAVLPFFELRAYQLEGAVVPPSAVKE from the coding sequence ATGCTTGACTCTCTCTTGCTTTTTATCGAGTCCTTCAAAATCGACCCGTCCGTTGCCAAGCCGCTTGCCACCCTGATTGCAATCCTGGTCTCATTTTTACTGATCTGGATTGTTGAGGTCATTCTGAAAAATGTGCTTTTGCGTTTCATCCACCGGTTTGCGTCCAAAACGGCGACCCGTTTCGATGATCTGCTTGTCAAGCACAACGTCTTTGTCTGGGTAGCCCGCATGGTGCCGCCGGTGCTCGCTTATCGCATGGCCAAGCCCGTTTTGCAATTCTACCCCGATGCTGTGCCGCTGGTGCATGATGTGCTGGTTATTCTGTTCGCGTTCGTCGTCATTATGCTGCTGCTCTCGGCGCTCGATGTGGTGTACGAGTTCTTCGGGAGTCATCCGATCGGCAAGAAGCTACCGATAAAAAGCATCGTGCAGGTCTTCAAGACCATCGGCGTGTTTGTTGGCCTGATCATCGTCATCTCCCGGCTGATGGGCCAGTCGCCGGTTGTGTTTTTCAGCGGTATCGGCGCGTTTACGGCGGTGCTGCTGCTGATTTTCAAGGATTCCATCCTCGGTCTGGTGGCGGGTGTGCAGCTTTCGACCAACGATCTGGTGCGCATCGGCGACTGGATCACGATGCCGAAATACGGCGCGGATGGTGACGTGATCGATATTTCGCTGGTGACTGTGTCGGTGCAGAACTTCGACAAGACCATTGTGGTGCTGCCGGCCTATACGCTCATCTCCGAAGGATTTAAAAACTGGCGGGGAATGCAGGAGTCGGACGGACGACGCATCAAGCGTTCCTTCAACATCGATATGCAGAGCATCAGGTTTCTCGACGATGACCTTGCCAAAAAGATCGAGAACGTCCAGCTTTTGAAGTCTTACCTGCAAGAGCGGCGTCAGGAGATCGAGAACTATAACCGGGCGGTCATGGTTGACGAAAACTCACCGGTCAATGGCCGCCGGATGACCAATCTTGGCACGTTCAGGGCCTATCTGGAGGCCTATGTGCGCAGCATGACCAAGATCAATTCCGATATGATGATTATGATCCGGTACCTCCAGCCGGATGCGTTCGGCTTGCCGTGCGAGGTCTATTGCTTCACCAGAACGAAAGACTGGGCGGCCTATGAGGCGATTCAGGCCGACATCATGGATCATATTTTCGCCGTGCTGCCGTTCTTCGAGCTGAGAGCTTATCAGCTCGAAGGCGCGGTGGTTCCGCCGTCAGCCGTCAAAGAGTAA
- a CDS encoding NUDIX hydrolase: protein MKPFVYCPHCATPLNKARLEGRERMTCPQCGWIHYINPTPVTVAFTLNRNNELLLIRRAHEPALNEWALPGGFLEAGERPEDGCLRELYEETSLEGSIEELIGVWHRESEMYGSLMVVAYRVQAAHENIRINHEVFEAGFYSPDNLPNVRIPLHAHIIEASRWPERDLSLTL, encoded by the coding sequence ATGAAGCCATTTGTTTACTGCCCGCACTGCGCGACCCCTCTGAATAAAGCACGCCTCGAAGGACGCGAGCGCATGACCTGTCCGCAATGCGGATGGATTCACTATATCAACCCCACTCCGGTGACCGTAGCGTTTACGCTCAACCGAAATAATGAGTTACTGCTCATCCGCAGAGCGCACGAGCCGGCGCTCAATGAATGGGCTCTGCCCGGCGGCTTTCTCGAAGCGGGCGAACGCCCGGAAGATGGCTGCTTGCGGGAACTGTATGAGGAAACGTCACTTGAAGGTTCGATCGAAGAGCTGATCGGTGTGTGGCACCGCGAGTCGGAAATGTACGGTTCGCTGATGGTGGTGGCCTATCGGGTGCAGGCGGCACACGAGAACATCCGCATCAACCACGAGGTGTTCGAGGCTGGATTTTACAGCCCCGACAACCTGCCGAATGTGCGCATTCCATTACACGCGCACATCATCGAGGCGAGCCGGTGGCCGGAACGCGACCTGTCGCTTACTCTTTGA